Proteins encoded within one genomic window of Canis lupus familiaris isolate Mischka breed German Shepherd chromosome 12, alternate assembly UU_Cfam_GSD_1.0, whole genome shotgun sequence:
- the DNPH1 gene encoding 2'-deoxynucleoside 5'-phosphate N-hydrolase 1, with amino-acid sequence MAGMAAAAAGARERREPGQPGQPGQPGRRALYFCGSIRGGREDRALYGRIVSRLRRFGAVLTEHVAAAELGARGEEAAGGDRFIYERDLAWLQQADVVVAEVTQPSLGVGYELGQAMALNKRILCLFRPQSGRVLSAMIRGAADGSRFQVLDYEEGQVEAMLDQYFEADPP; translated from the exons atgGCGgggatggcggcggcggcggccggagcgCGGGAGCGCAGGGAGCCGGGCCAGCCGGGCCAGCCGGGCCAGCCGGGCCGCCGAGCGCTGTACTTCTGCGGGAGCATCCGCGGCGGCCGCGAGGACCGGGCGCTGTACGGGAGGATCGTGTCGCGGCTGCGGCGCTTCGGGGCGGTGCTCACGGAGCACGTGGCGGCCGCCGAGCTGGGCGCGCGCG GGGAAGAGGCTGCTGGGGGCGACAGGTTCATCTACGAGCGGGACCTGGCTTGGCTGCAGCAGGCAGATG tgGTGGTGGCAGAAGTGACCCAGCCATCGTTGGGCGTGGGCTATGAGCTGGGCCAGGCCATGGCCCTCAATAAGCGGATCTTGTGCCTCTTCCGTCCGCAGTCTGGCCGAG TGCTTTCAGCCATGATCCGGGGAGCGGCAGACGGCTCAAGGTTCCAGGTGTTGGACTATGAAGAGGGCCAGGTGGAGGCCATGCTGGATCAATACTTTGAGGCTGACCCTCCCTAG